The Lycium barbarum isolate Lr01 chromosome 10, ASM1917538v2, whole genome shotgun sequence genome includes a region encoding these proteins:
- the LOC132613557 gene encoding UDP-glycosyltransferase 91A1-like, whose amino-acid sequence MAENSKKLHIAVFPWLAFGHMIPYLELSKLIAQKGHKISFISTPRNIDRLPKLPPNLVPFLHFIKLPMPHVENLPENAEATIDVPYEQVKYLKIAQDGLELSMSKFLEDSTPDFILFDFTSYWIPSVAKKFNIPTAYFSIFIAAFLGFAGPVPGLNNDYEIRKTPEEYTVSPKWVPFETSVAWKLFEVSRIFDASMNGDEENVSDIFRLYKTLENCDLLLVRSCSEFEPEWLKVVEDIHRKPVLPVGQLPTTSYEDDTTKMDTWREIKSWLDKQEKGEVVYVAFGSEAKPSQNEIIEISLGLELSGLPFFWVLRTKRGESDDELIQLPEGFEERTKGRGIVCTSWAPQLKILSHDSVGGFLTHSGWSSVVEAIQFEKPLVLLTFLADQGINARLLEEKKMAYSIPRDDRDGSFTRDSMAESLSLVLVKEQGEIYRKKVTEMKDLFCDKGRQDNYVENLLSYLQNYKNMKG is encoded by the coding sequence ATGGCGGAAAACAGCAAAAAACTGCATATTGCAGTATTTCCATGGCTAGCTTTTGGCCATATGATTCCATATTTAGAGCTATCAAAACTCATAGCTCAAAAGGGTCACAAAATTTCCTTTATTTCCACTCCTAGAAACATTGATCGTCTCCCAAAACTTCCACCAAATCTTGTCCCTTTCTTACATTTCATCAAACTGCCTATGCCACACGTCGAAAATTTACCCGAAAATGCAGAAGCTACTATTGATGTTCCTTATGAACAAGTCAAGTACCTTAAAATAGCTCAAGATGGACTTGAACTATCCATGTCTAAGTTTCTTGAAGATTCAACGCCTGATTTTATACTCTTCGATTTCACTTCTTACTGGATTCCTTCAGTTGCTAAAAAATTCAATATTCCAACGGCTTATTTCAGCATATTCATCGCCGCGTTTCTGGGTTTTGCCGGACCTGTACCTGGATTAAACAACGACTATGAAATTCGAAAGACGCCGGAAGAGTATACAGTTTCCCCGAAATGGGTGCCGTTTGAGACTAGTGTTGCGTGGAAGCTGTTCGAAGTTTCAAGAATCTTCGACGCTTCCATGAACGGAGATGAAGAGAACGTTTCTGATATTTTTCGTTTGTATAAAACTCTTGAAAATTGTGATCTTTTGCTTGTGAGGAGTTGTTCAGAATTTGAACCAGAATGGTTGAAGGTAGTAGAGGATATTCACCGGAAACCGGTTTTACCGGTGGGGCAACTACCGACAACGTCGTATGAAGACGACACCACGAAGATGGATACATGGAGAGAAATAAAATCGTGGCTTGATAAGCAAGAAAAAGGGGAAGTGGTTTACGTTGCATTTGGTAGCGAGGCAAAACCAAGTCAAAATGAAATCATTGAGATTTCACTTGGATTAGAGCTTTCTGGATTACCATTTTTCTGGGTTTTGAGAACTAAAAGAGGGGAATCTGATGATGAATTGATTCAATTACCAGAAGGGTTCGAAGAACGAACAAAGGGGAGAGGAATTGTGTGCACGAGCTGGGCACCACAACTTAAGATACTGAGTCATGACTCAGTGGGTGGATTTTTGACTCACTCGGGATGGAGTTCAGTAGTTGAAGCGATTCAGTTTGAGAAGCCATTGGTTCTCTTAACATTTTTGGCTGATCAGGGGATAAATGCTAGGCTACTGGAGGAGAAGAAGATGGCGTATTCGATACCGAGAGACGATCGAGACGGTTCGTTCACTCGTGACTCAATGGCTGAGTCATTGAGTTTGGTACTCGTCAAAGAACAGGGTGAGATTTACAGGAAGAAAGTTACAGAGATGAAAGATCTGTTTTGTGATAAGGGAAGACAAGATAATTATGTGGAGAATTTATTAAGTTATCTCCAAAACTATAAAAACATGAAAGGGTAG
- the LOC132613556 gene encoding putative UDP-rhamnose:rhamnosyltransferase 1: MDPHQLLKSKANGDESNKKLHIVMFPWLAFGHFIPFLELSKFIAQKGHKISFISTPKNIERLPKIPSEFSNSINFVKIPLPKVDGLPENAEATMDIRTEEIIYLKKAMDGMEKEVTIFLEKNSPDWIIQDFAQYWLAPISAKLGISRIYYSIYNAWFISFFGSFEHMINTNNCTSPPKLEDFLVPQKWIPFETKAAYRRHEARWVVGSSQKNVSGVSDIYRIGVTIKGLDAIIIRHCHEFEGQWLKLLEDLNHVFVLPTGLMPPVVQSSSDERNESWISIKEWLDDKPKSSVVYVALGSEVTIGQSEINELAHGLESSGSPFFWVLRKPSGSGNSNPIELPDGFEERTKGRGIVWKSWAPQLKILSHDSVGGFLTHCGWSSIIEGLMFGHPLIMLPFLVDQGLNARILEDKGVGVEVPRNEEDGSYTSDSVANSVKLVMVENAGKIIREKAKELSSLFGNKDLHDKYIENLIEFLENHRKVKN, encoded by the coding sequence ATGGATCCTCATCAACTTCTCAAATCCAAGGCAAATGGTGATGAAAGCAATAAAAAGCTTCACATAGTTATGTTCCCATGGCTAGCTTTTGGTCATTTTATCCCATTTCTTGAACTTTCCAAATTCATTGCTCAAAAGGGTCACAAAATTTCTTTTATTTCAACCCCAAAAAACATTGAACGTCTCCCAAAAATTCCCTCAGAATTTTCCAATTCCATAAACTTTGTAAAAATCCCACTTCCCAAAGTTGATGGCTTGCCAGAAAATGCAGAGGCCACTATGGATATAAGAACAGAAGAAATTATTTATCTCAAGAAAGCAATGGATGGTATGGAAAAAGAGGTGACTATTTTCTTGGAGAAAAATTCTCCTGATTGGATTATTCAAGATTTTGCACAATATTGGTTAGCTCCTATTTCAGCCAAATTAGGAATATCAAGAATTTACTATAGCATATACAATGCTTGGTTCATTTCCTTCTTTGGTTCCTTTGAGCACATGATCAACACAAACAATTGTACTTCACCACCAAAGTTGGAGGATTTTTTGGTACCACAAAAATGGATCCCATTTGAAACAAAGGCTGCGTATCGCCGCCACGAGGCACGTTGGGTGGTGGGGTCAAGCCAGAAGAATGTTTCTGGCGTTTCGGACATTTATCGTATCGGTGTCACTATAAAAGGATTAGACGCTATTATTATTCGACACTGTCACGAGTTTGAAGGTCAGTGGTTGAAGTTGCTGGAGGATCTTAATCATGTATTCGTGCTTCCTACGGGGTTGATGCCACCTGTGGTGCAAAGTAGTAGCGATGAGAGAAATGAATCTTGGATATCGATTAAAGAATGGTTAGATGACAAACCGAAAAGTTCAGTGGTTTATGTAGCACTAGGAAGTGAAGTGACGATTGGTCAGAGCGAAATCAACGAGTTGGCTCATGGGTTGGAATCATCCGGATCACCGTTCTTTTGGGTCTTGAGGAAGCCATCCGGGTCGGGAAATAGCAACCCGATTGAGCTACCGGATGGTTTTGAAGAAAGAACTAAAGGTCGAGGCATAGTATGGAAGAGTTGGGCACCTCAGTTGAAGATACTAAGTCATGACTCAGTTGGTGGATTCTTGACTCATTGTGGATGGAGCTCGATTATAGAAGGGTTAATGTTTGGTCATCCGTTGATTATGTTACCTTTTTTAGTTGATCAAGGACTGAACGCTAGAATTCTAGAAGATAAAGGGGTTGGTGTGGAAGTTCCAAGAAACGAAGAGGACGGGTCCTACACGAGTGATTCAGTGGCCAACTCAGTGAAGCTAGTAATGGTGGAAAATGCTGGAAAGATAATTCGAGAGAAAGCAAAAGAATTGAGTTCCCTATTTGGTAACAAAGaccttcatgataagtatatagaAAATCTGATTGAGTTCTTGGAAAATCATAGGAAAGTAAAGAACTAA
- the LOC132615328 gene encoding putative UDP-rhamnose:rhamnosyltransferase 1, which translates to MPHVEKLPENAEATIDVPHEQVKYLKIAQDGLEKSMTKFLEDSTPDFILFDFTSYWIPSVAKKFNIPTAYFSIFIAAFLGFAGPVPGLNNDYEIRKTPEEYTVSPKWVPFETTVAWKLFEVSRIFDASMNGDEENVSDIFRLYKTLENCDLLLVRSCSEFEPEWLKVVENIHRKPVLPVGQLPTTSYEDDSTKIDVWREMKSWLDKQEKGKVIYVAFGSEAKPSQNELTEISLGLELSGLPFFWVLRTKRGESDDELIQLPEGFEERTKGRGIVWTSWAPQLKILSHNSVGGFLSHSGWSSVVEAIQFEKPLVLLTFLADQGINARLLEEKKMAYSVPRDDRDGSFTRDSMAESLNLVLVKEQGEIYRKKVTEMKHLFCDKKRQDNYVENILSYLQNYKKDYSTRKYFDYKHLHRLSAKCKETTIHFTALHTMADTKKLHVVLFPWLAFGHLIPFFELAKQIARKGHKVSYISTSKNIDRLPKLTQKLIYSIDFVNLSLPLTNGLPECAEATKDVPLEKVQYLKKAFDGLEPELTRFLEDSTPDWIIYDFTPYWLPPIAGRLGISRAFFSTFNAWSGVFFGPTNDIMDGNLERIRPEDFTVPPKWIPFPSNITYRLYEINRFFAHGQENVSGVSDWLRFGASVSGCDVFLIRSCTEFEKEWLDLLPKLHQKPIVSVGLLAPSLQDDEGDKDDEWGFINNWLAMQHEKSVVYVALGTEATLSQDELTELAHGLELSGSPFFWALRKQHDFLSLKLPEGFEERTKNRGIVWTSWAPQLMILEHDSISVFLTHCGWGSVIEGLQFGKPLVMLPFLGDQALNARGLEEKNVGFEIRRNENDGTLTRNSVAESLNLVMNDEKGKIYWEKANEMRKIFGNRDLSYKYIDDFVEYLLKKRTMPKD; encoded by the exons ATGCCACACGTCGAAAAGTTACCTGAAAATGCAGAAGCAACTATTGATGTCCCTCATGAACAAGTCAAGTACCTCAAAATAGCTCAAGATGGACTTGAAAAATCCATGACTAAGTTTCTTGAAGATTCAACGCCTGATTTTATACTCTTCGATTTCACTTCTTACTGGATTCCTTCAGTTGCTAAAAAATTCAACATTCCAACGGCTTATTTCAGCATATTCATCGCCGCGTTTCTGGGTTTTGCCGGACCGGTACCTGGATTAAACAACGACTATGAAATTCGAAAGACGCCAGAAGAGTATACAGTTTCCCCGAAATGGGTGCCGTTTGAGACTACTGTTGCGTGGAAGCTGTTCGAAGTTTCAAGAATCTTCGACGCTTCCATGAACGGAGATGAAGAGAACGTTTCTGATATTTTTCGTTTGTATAAAACTCTTGAAAATTGTGATCTTTTGCTTGTGAGGAGTTGTTCAGAATTTGAACCAGAATGGTTGAAGGTAGTAGAGAATATTCACAGGAAACCGGTTTTACCGGTGGGGCAACTGCCGACAACGTCGTATGAAGACGACAGCACGAAGATCGATGTGTGGAGAGAGATGAAATCATGGCTTGATAAGCAAGAAAAAGGGAAAGTGATTTACGTTGCCTTCGGTAGTGAAGCAAAACCGAGTCAAAATGAACTCACTGAGATTTCACTCGGACTAGAGCTTTCTGGATTACCATTTTTCTGGGTTTTGAGAACTAAAAGAGGGGAATCTGATGATGAATTGATTCAATTACCAGAAGGGTTCGAAGAACGAACAAAGGGGAGAGGAATTGTGTGGACGAGCTGGGCGCCACAACTCAAGATACTGAGTCATAACTCAGTGGGTGGATTTTTGAGTCACTCGGGTTGGAGTTCAGTAGTGGAAGCAATTCAGTTTGAGAAGCCATTGGTTCTCTTAACATTTTTGGCTGATCAGGGGATAAATGCTAGGTTATTGGAGGAGAAGAAGATGGCGTATTCGGTACCGAGAGATGATCGAGACGGGTCCTTCACTCGTGACTCAATGGCTGAGTCATTGAATTTGGTACTCGTCAAAGAACAGGGTGAGATTTACAGGAAGAAGGTTACAGAGATGAAACATCTTTTTTGTGACAAGAAAAGACAAGATAATTATGTGGAGAATATATTAAGTTATCTTCAAAATTATAAAAAAGACTA CTCAACTCGCAAATATTTCGATTATAAGCACTTACACAGATTAAGTGCAAAGTGCAAAg AAACAACGATTCATTTCACTGCATTACACACCATGGCTGACACTaaaaagcttcatgttgtactatTCCCATGGTTAGCTTTTGGTCACTTAATTCCATTTTTTGAACTTGCCAAGCAAATTGCAAGAAAGGGTCACAAAGTTTCCTATATTTCAACTTCTAAAAACATTGATCGACTCCCAAAACTTACTCAAAAGTTAATTTACTCCATAGATTTCGTTAATCTTTCACTACCTTTAACCAACGGTCTACCAGAGTGTGCAGAGGCCACTAAAGATGTACCACTTGAGAAGGTTCAGTACCTCAAGAAAGCCTTTGATGGGCTCGAACCGGAGTTGACTCGGTTCCTCGAAGACTCGACCCCTGATTGGATCATTTACGATTTTACCCCTTACTGGCTGCCCCCCATAGCGGGTAGACTTGGAATTTCACGTGCCTTCTTTAGTACGTTTAATGCATGGTCTGGTGTGTTTTTTGGTCCGACGAATGACATAATGGATGGTAATCTTGAAAGGATCAGGCCTGAGGATTTCACCGTTCCTCCAAAGTGGATCCCTTTTCCATCTAATATTACATATCGGCTATATGAAATAAACAG GTTTTTTGCCCATGGACAAGAAAATGTTTCCGGTGTTTCCGATTGGCTTCGATTCGGGGCATCAGTTTCCGGTTGTGATGTGTTTCTAATTCGGAGTTGCACTGAGTTCGAGAAAGAATGGTTAGATCTCCTTCCCAAGCTGCATCAGAAACCTATCGTGTCAGTTGGCCTATTGGCACCTTCGTTACAAGATGACGAAGGTGACAAAGACGATGAATGGGGTTTTATCAATAATTGGTTAGCCATGCAACATGAAAAATCAGTTGTTTACGTAGCGCTAGGAACCGAGGCAACTCTGAGTCAAGATGAACTCACTGAGTTGGCTCATGGTTTGGAGCTATCCGGTTCGCCCTTTTTTTGGGCTCTGAGAAAACAACACGATTTTTTATCGTTAAAGTTACCAGAAGGTTTTGAGGAGCGTACCAAAAATCGAGGAATAGTATGGACGAGCTGGGCCCCACAACTCATGATATTGGAACATGACTCGATCAGTGTGTTCTTGACTCATTGTGGTTGGGGTTCTGTTATAGAAGGACTTCAATTTGGTAAACCCCTCGTTATGTTACCTTTTCTGGGAGATCAAGCACTAAATGCTAGAGGTTTAGAAGAAAAAAATGTGGGCTTTGAAATTCGAAGAAATGAAAATGATGGAACTTTGACTCGGAACTCAGTGGCTGAGTCACTCAATTTGGTGATGAATGATGAGAAGGGAAAAATTTATTGGGAGAAAGCAAATGAAATGAGAAAAATATTTGGAAATAGAGATTTAAGTTATAAATACATAGATGATTTTGTTGAATATCTTCTTAAGAAAAGAACTATGCCTaaggattaa